A single Pseudodesulfovibrio aespoeensis Aspo-2 DNA region contains:
- a CDS encoding MerR family transcriptional regulator, translating into MADAMENQSLFRNEIRALRDEVESLRRERRDVERDYATKVSALEAELAALRRRMASRAGGESINFPPTEFLASPLVICSEGEYLGVQGKGGRSFSLKDFVRLIERKMSESMAVETSWRQQDGHWVLVVRTEDTGRKREQNVVLVAKKTVTPSANTVTEIIRLNIDGNDAPDALLLTLFRQLRAVFNG; encoded by the coding sequence ATGGCTGACGCGATGGAGAACCAGTCTCTGTTCCGGAACGAGATTCGCGCTTTGCGGGACGAGGTCGAGTCGTTGCGCAGAGAGCGCCGGGATGTCGAGCGGGACTATGCGACCAAGGTTTCCGCCCTTGAGGCCGAGCTTGCGGCCTTGCGGCGCAGGATGGCCTCGCGCGCGGGAGGGGAGAGCATCAATTTCCCGCCGACCGAGTTTCTGGCCAGTCCGCTGGTCATCTGCTCGGAGGGTGAATATCTGGGCGTCCAGGGCAAGGGGGGCAGGTCGTTTTCCCTCAAGGATTTTGTTCGGCTCATCGAGCGGAAGATGTCGGAGTCCATGGCTGTCGAGACCTCTTGGCGGCAGCAGGACGGGCACTGGGTGCTTGTGGTCAGGACCGAGGACACGGGCAGGAAGCGCGAGCAGAACGTCGTGCTCGTGGCCAAGAAGACCGTGACTCCGAGCGCCAACACTGTGACCGAGATCATCCGGCTCAACATCGATGGCAACGACGCCCCTGACGCCTTGTTGCTGACCTTGTTCCGTCAGCTCCGGGCAGTCTTCAACGGGTAA
- a CDS encoding MucR family transcriptional regulator, which yields MEDHLKEALEIVKAQASVRTMTEEEITSMVQKLAAGIKAIAEGGGIEIEPDASLDPKKAIREKTIICCVCGKSFKILTKKHLSSHDLTPEEYREKFGYKKKLPLVCKSLQRERRKKMKEMKLWTKRGK from the coding sequence ATGGAAGATCATTTGAAGGAAGCGTTGGAAATCGTCAAGGCACAGGCCAGCGTCAGGACCATGACGGAAGAAGAGATCACTTCCATGGTCCAGAAGCTTGCGGCTGGAATCAAGGCTATCGCAGAAGGCGGCGGCATCGAGATTGAGCCGGACGCGTCACTGGACCCCAAGAAGGCGATCCGCGAAAAGACCATCATCTGTTGCGTCTGCGGAAAATCCTTCAAGATTCTGACCAAGAAGCACCTGTCCAGCCACGACCTCACCCCAGAGGAATACCGCGAGAAATTTGGCTACAAGAAAAAACTCCCCTTGGTCTGCAAGTCTCTGCAGCGCGAACGCCGCAAGAAGATGAAAGAAATGAAACTCTGGACCAAGCGCGGCAAATGA
- the asnS gene encoding asparagine--tRNA ligase: MKRTKIKAALAATGPMDEIVIKGWVRTKRDSKGFSFLELNDGSGLLNIQAVVDHTPEIEAALARIGTGASVCVTGALVESPGKGQKWEIRGRGLEVLGEADQETFPLQKKRHSDEFLRTIAHLRPRTNKYGAMFRIRSELAQAIHKFFADKGFFYIHTPIITGSDCEGAGEMFRVTSLEPGSTESADKDFFGKPAQLTVSGQLSAEMFALSLGDVYTFGPTFRAENSNTPRHVAEFWMIEPEMAFADLADNMDLGEEMIKYLVTHILDNCPDDVDLFAKWVDKDLMPTLENILKEPFKRLPYTEAIDILKNAKKEFEYPVEWGMDLQTEHERFLCEEQFKKPVYVHDYPKVIKPFYMRLNDDGRTVAAMDCLVPRIGELIGGSQREERLDMLLARMQEMRLHEEDYWWYLDSRRFGTAPHAGFGMGFERMLMLVTGVANIRDVMPFPRTPNSLEF; the protein is encoded by the coding sequence ATGAAACGAACAAAGATCAAAGCGGCGCTGGCCGCCACCGGCCCCATGGACGAGATCGTCATCAAGGGGTGGGTGCGCACCAAGCGAGACAGCAAGGGGTTCTCCTTTCTGGAACTCAACGACGGGTCGGGCCTGCTCAACATCCAGGCGGTGGTCGATCACACGCCCGAAATCGAGGCTGCCCTGGCCCGGATCGGCACCGGGGCCTCGGTCTGCGTCACCGGCGCGCTGGTGGAGTCCCCGGGCAAGGGGCAGAAGTGGGAGATCCGGGGCCGCGGTCTGGAAGTGCTGGGCGAGGCCGACCAGGAGACCTTCCCCTTGCAGAAGAAGCGCCACAGCGACGAGTTTCTGCGCACCATAGCCCATCTGAGGCCGCGCACCAACAAATACGGGGCCATGTTTCGCATCCGCTCCGAGCTGGCCCAGGCCATCCACAAATTCTTTGCGGACAAGGGATTCTTCTACATCCACACGCCCATCATCACCGGCTCGGACTGCGAGGGCGCGGGCGAGATGTTCCGCGTCACCAGCCTGGAGCCCGGTTCGACAGAATCGGCGGACAAGGACTTCTTCGGCAAACCCGCGCAGCTCACGGTCTCGGGCCAGCTTTCGGCTGAGATGTTCGCCCTGTCCCTGGGCGATGTCTACACCTTCGGGCCGACCTTCCGGGCCGAGAACTCCAACACGCCGCGCCACGTGGCCGAGTTTTGGATGATCGAGCCGGAGATGGCCTTTGCCGATCTGGCCGACAACATGGACCTGGGCGAGGAGATGATCAAGTACCTCGTCACCCACATTCTGGACAACTGCCCCGACGACGTGGATCTTTTCGCCAAATGGGTGGACAAGGACCTCATGCCGACCCTGGAGAACATCCTGAAGGAGCCTTTCAAGCGGCTGCCCTACACCGAGGCCATCGACATCCTCAAGAACGCCAAAAAGGAGTTCGAGTATCCGGTGGAGTGGGGCATGGACCTCCAGACCGAGCACGAGCGGTTCCTGTGTGAGGAACAGTTCAAAAAGCCGGTCTATGTCCATGACTACCCCAAAGTCATCAAGCCGTTCTATATGCGGCTCAACGATGACGGCAGGACCGTGGCGGCCATGGACTGCCTCGTGCCGCGCATCGGCGAGCTCATCGGCGGCAGCCAGCGCGAGGAACGCCTGGACATGCTCCTGGCCCGGATGCAGGAGATGCGCCTTCACGAGGAAGACTACTGGTGGTATCTGGATTCGCGTCGGTTTGGCACGGCCCCGCACGCCGGGTTCGGCATGGGCTTTGAGCGCATGCTCATGCTGGTCACGGGCGTGGCCAACATCCGCGATGTCATGCCGTTCCCCAGGACGCCCAACAGCCTTGAGTTCTAG
- the ftsY gene encoding signal recognition particle-docking protein FtsY: MGFFSKLKKVWQSPEDIAQQALDDYKRERGLDALPEPVAPEAAPDSSVKTGSLPTAPAGQDWQTGLTLALRQAEPRLSQWLTIITEGVDEKSPLLWERLAFLFKALGAPETEAREFISRFETWLDEMGYQSVADFKSELQFRLALALELEDEEDERDRLFLKLSDGIAKTREQITKRIDGLLSAHSSLNDDFWDEFEEILIMADVGMEAAGQLMDNLKARARKAGTDDPEDFKEILRQELEEIFRLPPRIEAVNPPEVLMMVGVNGVGKTTTIAKLAYRAQLQGRKVLIAAGDTFRAAAIEQLEVWAGRIGAGFFAKAEGSDPAAVAYEAMDKAVSEGYDLLLLDTAGRLHTKVNLMEELKKVQRVLGKKHPGAPHRCILVIDATTGQNALAQTKLFNEAVGLDEIILTKLDGTAKGGVVVAVTLQNKLPITFVGLGEKMEDLRPFNGKDFAKALLT; this comes from the coding sequence ATGGGATTCTTCAGCAAACTGAAAAAGGTCTGGCAAAGCCCCGAGGACATAGCGCAACAGGCCCTGGACGACTACAAGCGGGAGCGCGGCCTTGACGCGCTGCCCGAACCCGTAGCGCCAGAAGCCGCGCCAGATTCGTCCGTCAAGACAGGATCGCTCCCAACCGCGCCTGCCGGGCAGGACTGGCAGACCGGCCTGACCCTGGCCCTGCGCCAGGCCGAGCCCAGACTCTCCCAGTGGCTGACCATCATCACCGAGGGCGTTGACGAAAAAAGCCCCCTGCTGTGGGAGCGGCTGGCCTTTCTCTTCAAGGCGCTCGGCGCGCCCGAAACCGAAGCGCGCGAATTCATCAGCCGTTTCGAGACTTGGCTCGACGAGATGGGCTACCAGTCCGTGGCCGACTTCAAGTCCGAATTGCAGTTCCGGCTGGCCCTGGCCCTGGAACTGGAAGACGAGGAGGACGAGCGCGACCGCCTCTTCCTCAAGCTCTCCGACGGCATCGCCAAGACCCGCGAGCAGATCACCAAACGCATCGACGGCCTGCTCTCGGCCCACTCCAGCCTGAACGACGACTTCTGGGACGAATTCGAGGAAATCCTGATCATGGCCGACGTGGGCATGGAGGCTGCGGGGCAGCTCATGGACAACCTCAAGGCGCGCGCCCGCAAGGCCGGAACCGACGACCCCGAAGACTTCAAGGAAATCCTGCGCCAGGAGCTTGAGGAGATATTCAGGTTGCCGCCGCGCATCGAGGCCGTGAACCCGCCCGAGGTGCTGATGATGGTCGGCGTCAACGGCGTGGGCAAGACCACCACCATCGCCAAGCTGGCCTACCGGGCACAGTTGCAGGGCCGCAAGGTGCTCATCGCGGCGGGTGACACCTTCCGCGCTGCGGCCATCGAACAGCTCGAAGTCTGGGCGGGCCGCATCGGCGCTGGATTCTTCGCCAAGGCCGAGGGATCGGACCCGGCAGCCGTGGCCTACGAGGCCATGGACAAGGCCGTGAGCGAAGGGTATGATCTCTTGTTGCTCGACACCGCCGGGCGGCTCCATACCAAGGTCAACCTGATGGAGGAGCTGAAAAAGGTGCAGCGCGTCCTGGGCAAGAAACACCCCGGCGCGCCCCATCGCTGCATCCTGGTCATCGACGCCACAACGGGCCAGAATGCCCTGGCGCAGACAAAACTTTTCAACGAAGCCGTGGGCTTGGACGAAATCATCCTGACCAAGCTCGACGGCACGGCCAAGGGCGGCGTCGTGGTGGCCGTGACGCTCCAGAACAAGCTCCCCATCACCTTTGTGGGCCTGGGGGAAAAGATGGAAGACCTTCGCCCGTTCAACGGCAAGGACTTTGCCAAGGCCCTGCTCACCTAA
- a CDS encoding 30S ribosomal protein S1, translated as MSEEFKDRNGVEEGEASFAELFEQYSDGGGDSLNVGDKVSGTIIQVGENAIFVDTGTKLDGIVEREEMLDEEGNCTVKEGDVVELYVVGSDSGSIKLSRALSGIGGLNMLEEAKSGGLPVEGKVESTCKGGFNVALMQRRAFCPVSQIDNRFVEDAETYVGKTLEFLITKLEQHGRNIVVSRRALLERETAAATESFVAGTKVGDEVEGTVTRLAPFGAFVEIMPGLDGLVHVSQISHARIGHPEEAVTVGQKIKAKIVGIEQTDKPGRLKISLSMKELAQDPWDTIASTFAEGDKVTGKVVRLADFGAFVEIAPGVDGLVHVSEMSYTKRVNKPADFVSEGQQVAVKIKSIDPQTRRIGLSMKDAEGDPWMDVADKYRPGQKVQGIVEKQEQFGIFIQLEPGITGLLPKSVIARSEKPAVFEKLHSGDTVEVFIGEVKAAERKISLTTGDAQENGDWKQFAPKKQAASAPSGMGMLGAKLQEALDKKK; from the coding sequence GTGTCCGAAGAATTCAAGGATCGAAACGGCGTGGAAGAGGGCGAGGCGAGCTTCGCCGAACTGTTCGAGCAGTACAGCGACGGCGGCGGCGACAGCCTGAACGTCGGGGACAAGGTGTCCGGCACCATCATCCAGGTGGGCGAGAACGCCATCTTCGTCGATACCGGCACCAAGCTGGACGGCATTGTGGAGCGCGAGGAGATGCTGGACGAGGAAGGCAACTGCACCGTCAAGGAAGGCGATGTGGTCGAGCTCTACGTCGTGGGCAGCGACTCCGGCAGCATCAAGCTCTCGCGCGCCCTGTCGGGCATCGGCGGGCTGAACATGCTCGAAGAGGCCAAGTCGGGCGGCCTGCCCGTTGAGGGCAAGGTCGAGTCCACCTGCAAGGGCGGCTTCAACGTCGCCCTGATGCAGCGGCGCGCCTTCTGCCCGGTCAGCCAGATCGACAACCGCTTTGTCGAGGACGCCGAGACCTATGTGGGCAAAACCCTGGAATTTCTCATCACCAAGCTGGAGCAGCATGGCCGCAACATCGTGGTCTCGCGCCGCGCCCTGCTGGAGCGCGAAACCGCGGCGGCCACCGAGTCCTTTGTCGCCGGGACCAAGGTCGGCGACGAGGTGGAAGGCACCGTCACCCGGCTGGCCCCATTCGGCGCGTTCGTGGAGATCATGCCCGGCCTTGACGGTCTGGTCCACGTCTCCCAGATATCCCACGCCCGGATCGGCCACCCTGAGGAGGCTGTCACCGTGGGCCAGAAGATCAAGGCCAAGATCGTGGGTATCGAGCAGACGGACAAGCCGGGCCGCCTGAAGATTTCCCTGTCCATGAAGGAACTGGCCCAGGACCCCTGGGACACCATCGCCTCCACCTTTGCCGAGGGCGACAAGGTCACGGGCAAGGTGGTCCGCCTGGCCGACTTCGGCGCGTTCGTGGAGATCGCTCCCGGCGTGGACGGCCTGGTCCACGTCTCGGAGATGAGCTACACCAAGCGCGTCAACAAGCCCGCCGACTTCGTGTCCGAGGGCCAGCAGGTGGCCGTCAAGATCAAGTCCATTGATCCGCAGACCCGGCGCATCGGCCTGTCCATGAAGGACGCCGAGGGCGACCCGTGGATGGACGTGGCGGACAAGTACCGCCCCGGCCAGAAGGTGCAGGGAATCGTGGAGAAGCAGGAACAGTTCGGCATCTTCATCCAGCTTGAGCCGGGCATCACCGGCCTGCTGCCCAAGTCCGTCATCGCCCGCAGCGAAAAGCCCGCCGTGTTCGAAAAGCTCCACTCCGGCGACACCGTGGAAGTCTTCATCGGCGAGGTCAAGGCAGCCGAGCGCAAGATATCCCTGACCACGGGCGACGCGCAGGAAAACGGCGACTGGAAGCAGTTCGCGCCCAAGAAGCAGGCCGCCTCGGCCCCGTCCGGCATGGGCATGCTCGGCGCAAAGCTCCAGGAAGCCCTGGATAAAAAGAAATAG
- a CDS encoding RluA family pseudouridine synthase has translation MPQRETCIVAPGLAGVRLDRAMTGLIPGSGLRLRRRLCEAGQVTVDGRARGPGYKVRSGQVLALLAPPTDRMADLMPQDIPELRVVERTDLFAAVYKPGGVHSAAIAGKDGLSVEAALPALFPDAAPVLLNRLDFPTSGLLLVALGPDGAETYRASEEAGGVRKFYLAVVHGRLDGMISVRNRLDTDDRPRTRALAEEDADARRWTSVNALAHDHDRDTTLVRCLIMKGARHQIRAHLASLDHPIVGDTLYGVPDAATGGEEIGSGPLLHLHHQRIELPGFCAQADPPW, from the coding sequence ATGCCCCAGCGTGAGACATGCATTGTTGCACCCGGACTTGCCGGGGTGCGCCTGGACCGGGCCATGACCGGGCTGATACCCGGTTCCGGCCTGCGGCTGCGGCGTCGCCTGTGCGAGGCCGGGCAGGTCACGGTGGATGGCCGGGCCAGAGGGCCGGGCTACAAGGTCCGGTCCGGTCAGGTTCTTGCCCTTCTCGCACCTCCAACCGACAGGATGGCGGACCTCATGCCCCAAGACATCCCGGAACTGCGTGTCGTCGAGCGTACCGATCTTTTTGCCGCCGTGTACAAGCCCGGCGGGGTCCACTCCGCAGCCATTGCCGGAAAGGACGGTTTGAGTGTGGAAGCTGCGTTGCCCGCGCTTTTCCCGGATGCGGCCCCTGTGCTGCTCAACAGGCTCGATTTTCCCACCTCCGGCCTGCTTCTCGTGGCCCTTGGGCCTGACGGGGCCGAGACGTACCGCGCCAGCGAGGAGGCGGGCGGGGTCAGAAAGTTCTACCTCGCCGTGGTGCACGGGCGGCTCGACGGCATGATCAGCGTGCGCAACCGGCTCGACACCGATGACCGCCCCAGGACGCGCGCGCTGGCCGAAGAGGACGCGGACGCCCGCCGCTGGACCAGCGTCAATGCCCTGGCCCACGATCACGACCGCGACACCACCCTGGTCCGCTGTCTGATCATGAAAGGGGCGCGCCATCAGATCCGGGCGCATCTGGCCAGCCTGGACCATCCCATTGTCGGGGACACCCTGTACGGCGTCCCGGATGCCGCCACGGGCGGCGAGGAAATCGGCAGTGGGCCGCTCCTGCACCTCCATCACCAGCGCATCGAACTGCCGGGCTTCTGCGCCCAGGCCGATCCGCCCTGGTGA
- a CDS encoding DMT family transporter → MDIRGLFYVLAAALMWGVIGIFAKEILAEGVSALEIAFWRATFGWLLFLVHALIMRQTRVTRSDLPALFGFGFICVTLFYGAYQIAIRDVGMALAAVLLYTAPAWVAFLSWLVLKEGMTPVKMVCVLMTIVGVASISLGPKLMSGGTLDINLVGLGAGLLSGFTYALYYIFGKKYLYRYHTPTIFVYALPFGAALLFPFVDFQPKSGYAWIMLFLMAAVTAYGAFLAYYAGLRRLEATRASVIATFEPVVAAVFAYFLFGETFSLPGYLGSCLIIGAVILVVVSGSRPSRTVSEDS, encoded by the coding sequence ATGGACATTCGCGGCCTTTTCTACGTCCTTGCTGCGGCCCTGATGTGGGGCGTCATCGGCATCTTCGCCAAGGAGATCCTGGCCGAAGGCGTCTCGGCCCTGGAGATTGCCTTCTGGCGCGCCACCTTCGGCTGGCTGCTGTTCCTGGTCCACGCCCTGATCATGAGGCAGACCAGGGTCACACGCAGCGACCTGCCCGCCCTGTTCGGATTCGGCTTCATCTGTGTAACCCTCTTCTACGGCGCCTACCAGATCGCCATCCGCGACGTGGGCATGGCCCTGGCCGCCGTGCTCCTGTACACGGCCCCGGCCTGGGTGGCCTTCCTGTCATGGCTGGTGCTCAAGGAAGGGATGACGCCCGTCAAGATGGTCTGCGTGCTCATGACCATCGTCGGCGTGGCCAGCATCAGCCTCGGCCCAAAACTCATGAGCGGCGGCACGCTGGACATCAATCTCGTCGGCCTGGGCGCGGGGCTGCTGTCCGGGTTCACCTACGCCCTCTACTACATCTTCGGCAAAAAATACCTCTACCGCTACCATACCCCGACCATCTTCGTGTACGCCCTGCCCTTTGGCGCGGCCCTGCTCTTTCCATTCGTGGATTTCCAGCCCAAGTCAGGGTATGCCTGGATCATGCTCTTCCTCATGGCCGCGGTCACCGCCTATGGGGCCTTCCTGGCCTATTATGCGGGTCTCAGGCGGCTGGAGGCCACAAGAGCCTCGGTCATAGCCACCTTCGAGCCGGTGGTGGCGGCGGTCTTTGCCTACTTCCTCTTCGGCGAGACCTTCTCCCTGCCCGGCTACCTGGGCAGCTGCCTGATCATCGGGGCCGTGATCCTGGTGGTCGTGTCCGGCTCAAGACCCAGCCGGACCGTGTCGGAAGACAGCTGA
- a CDS encoding UvrD-helicase domain-containing protein, with protein sequence MSELKQVKASAGSGKTFQLTRRFLSLLDRADQNARPFACAGRPHRGYAWPEIMAVTFTNKAAAEMKERVVKGLKLAALDLDNAGQRAECSPEAASRAIDAILRRYHRLNIRTIDSLLALLLRLFALEFGIRPDFRIAFDETDLFDTVYEHFTSLCDTDCPERELLFDAMETMLRAEGRKSFWLQDSVRDRLGRLTTFLRDQSGPIETDQETIKGMLAVAHAGFQRSVAAMRGHIAESGMPAHANFMKFLMKCESMALFDEVPDSTLIQKPTFADCVLAKGKGLVDARSESFYFHLQEAWKTFGADHAVLSGAYFLAPAIAIAQRLLNGLATLQKQRGLVLGSALAGFVNDLLQHGDAVSEAYCRMGCRLHHLLVDEFQDTSREQWQAVTPLAQECLAKGGSLFYVGDIKQAIYGWRGGDSALFGEVMTQPDLASLALTTASDTLPDNWRSFENVVAFNNAFFGNLQDPDLTRELADTIFTAAPDDFRADFATDLTRTFDGCAQSVPQKNAGTGGYVRMERLEGGKADEVEEQTLDALGTLMDQLTARRRFGEIAVLVRSHDHAGLVCDLLVSKGIPVITEKSLQLDRHPLVRQLAAFLAFLDFPRDDVAFLTFASGEELFLAEAGITQAEFHDWLMRPRKRPLGVQFREDFPEHWQRFIEPFYNQSGLMTPYDLTREAMRVFRALERHPQAELYLRRFLEVVHLAEENGYGSLSAFLEYWSGKSAEEKVPLPENIDAVRIMTIYKAKGLEFPVVIVPFHNWTADTDKDYEIRQFKGARLLTPLKKGLGKPYHASLGRTVREQLNLLYVAWTRAREELYGFFTEKPATSPALAAMHLFLDLDGSGLFERGQRPAEVTTTRTHAPAALPASPLAARTDQDGVRLMGWLPRLRVYRHHLDEYFYNERMRGEVAHRAMEHLRVTGHQEADSDRAVRLAMRDFPALDALPPDELVRLETDLRAMTLWALGQDNLCQWLATGQREPEVMDTDGSFKRLDLLHRGESTVVADFKTGQPSPKNREQVFDYMRILEEMPGTARPVHGYLVYLDLREIHRVEKGA encoded by the coding sequence ATGTCGGAACTCAAGCAGGTCAAGGCGTCCGCCGGATCGGGCAAGACTTTTCAGCTCACGCGCCGTTTCCTGTCCCTGCTCGACAGGGCGGACCAGAACGCCCGCCCCTTTGCCTGCGCTGGCAGACCGCACCGTGGCTATGCCTGGCCCGAGATCATGGCCGTGACCTTCACCAACAAGGCCGCCGCCGAGATGAAGGAGCGCGTGGTCAAGGGGTTGAAACTCGCCGCCCTTGACCTGGACAACGCCGGACAGCGGGCCGAGTGTTCGCCCGAGGCCGCGTCCAGGGCCATCGACGCCATCCTGCGCCGCTACCACCGGCTGAACATCAGGACCATCGATTCCCTGCTGGCCTTGCTCCTGCGCCTGTTCGCACTCGAATTCGGCATCCGCCCGGACTTCAGGATCGCCTTTGACGAGACAGACCTTTTCGACACGGTCTACGAACACTTCACCAGCCTGTGCGACACCGACTGCCCGGAGCGCGAGCTGCTTTTCGACGCCATGGAGACCATGCTCCGGGCCGAGGGGCGCAAGAGCTTCTGGCTCCAGGACAGCGTGCGCGACCGGCTGGGCAGGCTGACCACCTTCCTGCGCGATCAGTCCGGCCCCATCGAGACAGACCAGGAGACCATCAAGGGGATGCTCGCCGTTGCCCACGCCGGGTTCCAGCGCTCCGTGGCGGCCATGCGCGGGCATATCGCCGAATCAGGAATGCCTGCTCACGCCAATTTCATGAAATTCCTCATGAAGTGTGAAAGCATGGCCCTTTTTGACGAGGTGCCGGACTCCACCCTGATCCAAAAGCCCACCTTTGCCGACTGCGTGCTGGCCAAGGGCAAGGGGCTGGTGGATGCCCGGTCCGAATCCTTCTATTTCCATCTTCAGGAGGCATGGAAAACGTTTGGCGCGGACCATGCCGTGCTCTCGGGCGCGTATTTCCTGGCCCCGGCCATCGCCATTGCCCAGCGGCTGCTCAATGGGCTGGCAACCCTGCAAAAGCAGCGCGGGCTGGTCCTCGGCTCGGCCCTGGCCGGGTTTGTCAATGACCTGCTCCAGCACGGGGACGCCGTGTCAGAGGCATATTGCCGCATGGGGTGCAGGCTCCATCACCTGCTGGTGGACGAGTTCCAGGACACCAGCCGCGAGCAGTGGCAGGCGGTCACCCCCCTGGCCCAGGAGTGCCTGGCCAAGGGCGGCTCACTCTTCTATGTGGGCGACATCAAGCAGGCCATCTACGGCTGGCGCGGCGGCGACAGCGCCCTCTTCGGCGAGGTCATGACCCAGCCCGACCTCGCTTCCCTGGCCCTGACCACGGCCAGCGACACCCTGCCCGACAACTGGCGCAGCTTCGAGAACGTGGTCGCGTTCAACAACGCGTTCTTCGGCAACCTCCAAGACCCCGACCTGACACGGGAGCTGGCCGACACCATCTTCACCGCCGCCCCCGACGACTTCCGGGCCGACTTTGCCACGGACCTGACGCGCACCTTTGACGGCTGCGCCCAGTCGGTGCCGCAGAAGAATGCGGGCACCGGCGGCTATGTCCGCATGGAGCGACTGGAGGGCGGCAAGGCGGACGAAGTGGAGGAGCAGACCCTGGACGCCCTGGGTACACTCATGGACCAATTGACGGCCCGCCGCCGCTTCGGCGAGATCGCCGTGCTGGTGCGCTCCCACGATCACGCCGGGCTGGTCTGCGACCTGCTCGTGTCCAAGGGAATCCCGGTGATCACCGAGAAGAGCCTCCAGCTCGACCGCCACCCTCTGGTGCGCCAACTGGCCGCCTTCCTCGCCTTCCTCGATTTCCCGCGCGACGACGTGGCCTTCCTCACCTTTGCCTCGGGCGAGGAACTCTTCCTGGCCGAAGCGGGCATCACTCAGGCCGAATTCCACGACTGGCTCATGCGCCCGCGCAAACGCCCCCTGGGCGTCCAGTTCCGCGAGGACTTCCCGGAACATTGGCAACGGTTCATCGAGCCCTTCTACAACCAGTCCGGGCTGATGACCCCCTACGACCTGACCCGCGAGGCCATGCGCGTCTTCCGCGCCTTGGAGCGGCACCCACAGGCCGAGCTGTACCTGCGCCGTTTCCTCGAAGTGGTCCATCTGGCCGAAGAGAACGGCTACGGCTCCCTGTCCGCCTTCCTCGAATACTGGAGCGGGAAATCCGCCGAGGAGAAGGTTCCCCTGCCGGAGAACATCGACGCCGTGCGCATCATGACCATCTACAAAGCCAAAGGACTTGAATTCCCTGTGGTCATCGTCCCCTTCCACAACTGGACCGCCGACACGGACAAAGACTACGAGATTCGCCAATTCAAGGGCGCGCGCCTGCTCACCCCGCTCAAGAAGGGGCTGGGCAAGCCTTACCACGCCAGCCTGGGCCGCACCGTGCGCGAGCAGCTCAACCTGCTCTATGTGGCCTGGACCCGCGCCCGCGAGGAGCTCTACGGCTTTTTCACCGAGAAACCAGCCACGTCGCCTGCCCTGGCAGCCATGCATCTCTTTCTCGACCTGGACGGCTCCGGGCTTTTCGAGCGCGGCCAACGGCCCGCCGAGGTGACCACGACGCGCACCCATGCGCCAGCGGCCCTGCCCGCCAGTCCCCTCGCGGCCAGAACGGATCAGGATGGAGTCCGGCTCATGGGCTGGCTGCCCCGGCTGCGCGTCTACCGCCACCACCTCGACGAATACTTCTATAATGAGCGCATGCGCGGCGAGGTGGCGCACCGGGCCATGGAGCACCTGCGCGTCACCGGCCACCAGGAAGCGGACAGCGACCGGGCCGTGCGGCTGGCCATGCGCGACTTCCCGGCCCTGGACGCGCTGCCTCCGGACGAACTCGTCCGGCTTGAGACGGATCTGCGGGCCATGACCCTGTGGGCCCTCGGCCAGGACAACCTGTGCCAATGGCTGGCAACGGGGCAACGCGAACCGGAAGTGATGGACACGGACGGCAGCTTCAAGCGGCTCGACCTGCTCCACCGGGGCGAATCCACCGTTGTCGCGGACTTCAAGACCGGGCAGCCCTCGCCCAAGAACCGGGAACAGGTGTTCGACTACATGCGGATTCTCGAAGAGATGCCCGGCACGGCCAGACCGGTCCACGGCTACCTCGTCTATCTCGACCTGCGGGAAATCCACCGCGTGGAAAAGGGGGCCTAG